One window of the Betta splendens chromosome 21, fBetSpl5.4, whole genome shotgun sequence genome contains the following:
- the osbpl6 gene encoding oxysterol-binding protein-related protein 6 isoform X3 → MSHHQHYQRGPHGRTMSSEERSATPINKASTPVHKSASSSSSSQRDNRQEADSWEIIEGLKIGQSNVQRPDKHEGFMLKKRKWPLKGWHKRFFVLDNGILKYSKSPIDIQKGKLHGSIDVGLSVMSIKKRARRIDLDTEEHIYHLKVKSPDIFDAWVSKLRHHRLYRQNEIVRSPRDATIRTFPPPTTIEPPQPAATVVHEAKTKPNSLPWQPVAPSSSSNNSLPPSYSNGQSKVVAWLQESEEMDKCAEELARCQSNLTDLSRLLQSLEILQRTQSAPNFTDMQTNCVELSKKEKRLNRRWRTKSVGKDAKFQLQVPLSASMSPVRLHASNPNLCAELVDFQTPVSRLTDSVECASDYIKLQEEFCTIAQKVHSLLKSAFNTVAIEKEKIKQVLSDQDQSDHSAQISALRKSLSQALSQNAELRTRLNRIHSESVLTEQVVSVNIISSPDEAVEQMGIPLSQQASNESRLSMSESVSEFFDAQEVLLSASSSENEGSDDESYVSDVSDNISEDNASVTDNVSRQMANGDFAGSAFRNGRRICLPAPCPDTSNINLWNILRNNIGKDLSKVSMPVELNEPLNTLQRMCEEMEYSELLDKAAETEDPFERMVLVAAFAVSGYSSTYYRAGSKPFNPLLGETYECIREDKGFCFFSEQVSHHPPISACHCESKNFTFWQDVRWKNKFWGKSMEILPIGSVNLMIPRFGDHYEWNKVTTCVHNILSGRRWIEHYGEITIRNTKSSACLCKLTFIKGNYWSSSVNEVQGFVMDQEGKVIHRLFGKWHEGLYCGVPPSAKCIWRPGSMPTDYELYYGFTRFAIELNELCPELKDVLPRTDARFRPDQRHLEEGNLEMASSEKQRIEDMQRTRRKWNEENNIKHEPLFFKKVVDANHRERWVSNNTYWELRKNPGFINMESTVNLW, encoded by the exons ATGTCTCATCACCAACACTACCAGCGAGGCCCCCACGGCCGCACTATGAGCTCCGAGGAGAGGAGCGCCACGCCAATCAACAAGGCCTCCACGCCCGTCCACAAgagcgcctcctcctcttcctcctcgcagCGTGACAACCGGCAG GAGGCAGACAGCTGGGAAATCATTGAGGGGCTGAAAATCGGTCAGAGCAACGTCCAGAGGCCTGATAAGCACGAGGGCTTTATGTTGAAGAAGCGGAAATGGCCCCTGAAAGGCTGGCACAAG CGTTTTTTCGTTCTAGACAATGGCATCCTCAAGTACTCCAAGTCCCCCATTGAT ATCCAGAAAGGCAAACTGCATGGCAGCATCGACGTCGGCCTCTCAGTGATGTCCATCAAAAAGAGAGCCCGCCGCATTGATCTGGACACGGAGGAGCATATCTATCACCTGAAG GTAAAATCCCCAGATATCTTTGATGCTTGGGTTTCCAAGTTGCGCCATCACAGGCTTTACAGACAGAACGAGATTGTGCGGTCCCCCCGCGACGCCACCATTCGCACGTTTCCTCCCCCCACCACTATAGAGCCCCCTCAACCTGCCGCAACTGTGGTACATGAAGCCAAG ACCAAGCCGAACAGCTTGCCGTGGCAGCCGGTggcccccagcagcagcagcaacaacagcctgCCTCCCTCTTACAGTAACGGACAGAGCAAGGTGGTTGCCTGGCTGCAGGAGTCGGAGGAGATGGACAAGTGTGCCGAGG aGCTTGCGAGATGTCAGTCCAACCTGACTGACCTAAGCCGGTTACTGCAGAGTCTGGAGATTCTACAAAGAACACAGTCAGCGCCAAACTTCACAGATATgcag ACCAATTGTGTAGAATTGTCAAAGAAAGAAAAGCGCTTGAACAGAAGATGGAGAACAAAAAGTGTCGGCAAAGATGCAAAATTCCAGCTTCAG GTCCCTCTCTCTGCCAGCATGTCCCCTGTCCGTCTCCACGCGTCTAACCCCAACCTGTGTGCCGAGCTGGTGGATTTTCAGACCCCCGTGTCCCGGCTGACAGACAGCGTAGAGTGTGCCAGTGACTACATAAAGCTTCAGGAGGAGTTCTGCACCATTGCCCAGAAAG TCCACTCTCTGCTGAAGTCTGCCTTCAATACAGTGGCCATAGAGAAGGAAAAGATCAAACAGGTTCTGTCTGACCAGGACCAGTCTGACCATTCAGCCCAGATAAGCGCTCTCAGGAAGTCTCTGTCCCAG GCTTTGTCCCAGAATGCAGAACTCCGAACTCGACTCAACCGCATTCACTCAGAATCTGTCCTCACTGAACAAGTTGTCAGTGTGAACATCATCTCATCACCTGATGAG gCCGTGGAACAGATGGGGATCCCTCTGAGTCAGCAGGCCTCGAACGAGAGCCGACTCTCCATGTCGGAGTCTGTCTCCGAGTTCTTCGACGCTCAGGAGGTGCTTCTGTCAGCCAGCTCGTCGGAGAACGAG gGCTCAGACGATGAGTCATATGTCAGTGATGTGAGCGATAACATTTCCGAGGACAACGCCAGCGTGACCGACAACGTCTCCAGACAAA TGGCCAACGGGGACTTTGCTGGCAGCGCCTTCCGTAACGGGAGACGCATCTGCCTGCCAGCACCGTGTCCCGACACCAGTAACATCAACCTCTGGAACATCCTGAGGAACAACATCGGCAAAGACCTGTCCAAAGTCTCCATGCCCGTGGAGCTCAACGAGCCGCTCAACACCCTGCAGCGCATGTGTGAGGAGATGGAGTACAGCGAGCTGCTGGACAAGGCCGCCGAGACGGAGGATCCCTTCGAGCGCATG GTTCTTGTAGCTGCTTTCGCCGTCTCAGGCTACTCATCTACTTATTATAGAGCAGGAAGTAAGCCATTCAACCCGCTGCTTGGAGAGACATACGAATGTATACGGGAAGACAAGGGCTTCTGTTTTTTCTCTGAACAG GTGAGCCACCACCCCCCCATCTCCGCCTGCCACTGTGAGTCCAAGAACTTCACCTTCTGGCAGG atgtaagatggaaaaacaaattCTGGGGAAAGTCTATGGAGATTTTACCAATAGGGTCTGTGAATCTCATGATTCCCAG GTTTGGAGATCACTATGAATGGAACAAGGTCACCACCTGTGTACACAACATCCTCAGTGGGCGACGGTGGATTGAACACTACGGGGAGATCACcatcagaaacacaaagagcagcgCTTGCCTCTGCAAACTTACCTTTATTAAG ggAAACTACTGGAGTTCCAGTGTAAATGAGGTTCAAGGATTTGTGATGGACCAAGAAGGGAAAGTGATCCATAGGCTCTTTGGAAAATGGCACGAGGGCCTTTACTGCGGGGTTCCACCATCTGCCAAATGCATCTGGAGGCCAG GCTCCATGCCCACGGACTATGAGCTGTACTATGGCTTCACCAGGTTTGCCATTGAACTGAATGAGCTTTGCCCTGAACTGAAAGATGTTCTACCACGTACAGATGCCCGATTCAGGCCCGATCAAAG GCATCTGGAGGAAGGAAACCTGGAGATGGCATCTTCAGAAAAGCAGCGTATAGAAGACATGCAGAGGACCAGGAGGAAGTGGAATGAGGAGAACAACATCAAACATGAGCCGCTTTTCTTCAA gaAAGTGGTCGATGCCAATCACAGGGAGAGGTGGGTCTCCAATAATACATACTGGGAGCTCCGCAAAAACCCAGGCTTCATCAACATGGAATCCACGGTGAACCTGTGGTAG